The Vicia villosa cultivar HV-30 ecotype Madison, WI unplaced genomic scaffold, Vvil1.0 ctg.001429F_1_1, whole genome shotgun sequence genome segment TAGAACATAAGTGGTATATcatatctttcaaaagataatgaattGGAAAATTATTTTTCCGGTTTTGTCTTAATCAGGAAGTAAGTGAAGCCTGGTCAAAGATTGTTTCTGCCATGGTTGAAATTCGGATACTTCTGATGGATTCAACTTTAACGGATGTTCGACAGAAGAtgacaaaagaaagaaaatttaaataataatgtacCTGCCAGCCTGCTTCAATGCTGTTGAGATCTTGATTGAAAGAACCGGCCAAAATCCAAATTTGAGACAGGCTGAATTCATTGGGTTGTTGAATTTTCGGGTCCCAAACGTTTATGGTTGCTTTTGCTCCGTAGAAATTTCCCCCCTCCACATATGCTATGGCATGCTAATTGCtccaagaaaataaaaatcaaaaggaATAAAACAAAGACGATAaatcagaagaaaaataacaacaaaatcatTTTCATGCTATGTGCATGTGAGCTTTGTCACATAGACCATACCCAGAGCCATCTTTGAGAGCATGCAGGGCGTGCTACTGCACATGTCCCACTATTTGTCATGATTAAACCATGCCTAAATAGGATTCATCATTGCTTTTTCACAGATAAACCATGATTAACCTATACTGTGCCTCAAAAAAAACTTAAGACGGCCCTGACCATATGAAATGAACTTGTTGTAGCCGGTGCATTATAAGCAACCATGGAAGTGGAAGTACCTGGTGACCACTCTGAGTGAAGAGGTCGGGTAGCGGTTTTGCCGGTTTTGGCTGAGGGGCACTTTTTTGCTTCTTCTTTCCAAAATTTTCTACAGAACTAGCCCTTAATATGTCATCCTTTTTGGTCCTTCTGATAGGAATTGTTCCTTCAGAACACCTCCCACTTTTGTGCCAAAGCTGAGTTATAGGCTTTGAATTTGAAGACACTTTGCTTTCTCCAAAAATGTTCCCTTCTGGATGGAAATTCGGCCTCATCTGCATCACAACCACAATTGCTCGAAATTCAAATTAACAAGATACATTAAATGAAAGCTAAGCTAAGCTTATCAAGTTGAgaattctgaattcacctgaaTTTTGTGGTCTTTGAGGTCAGGATGATCAAAAGCCGGTTGATGCGAAACATGAACACAATCAATAATATCTCCATCAGGACTCTGCTTTCACAAATCCAAAATGTGAAAAACACAAAAGTTACAACTTCAATTACAATTACAATTACAATTCATTGCAAAATTCACAAAAGAGTGACACTGTGACACTACTAAAAAAACATACTAAGATTCTGTTCTAAATTGAAAAAACAAGAACAATAGCTAATTGTTCATTATTCTAGTGAAAATGACTAAAGAAACCTCCCAACTCCCAAGGATTAAAGTTTCTTTAAAACCCAAAAAGTTTTATTTATTACAAATCCCAattagaaagagagaaaaaaaaccgTTATACAATCAATGAAAAAGTAAGAGAGTAAAAAGCAAACAAAAAAGTGGCAGTACCTTGATGGACTTAACCGGTGGCCTGTTCAAATTCTTCAAGTGCTTCTGAACATCAAGCTTCTGAATTGAaccatcaccaccaccaccaccaccaccgccgTCGGCGCCGGGGATGGTGCTGAAGGCAGTTCTGCCAGCACAAGTGAAAGGAACCAACAAAACCAAGAAGAACAAGCAAAATCCAAAATTGACCTCCATGAAAGCTCCCCCAATTGCAAAAGCATGCAACTTTATGAGAATTCTAAAGTGGGTAGTGAGCACAAATTAATACAAAGACTAATGAAGCTAAAgggtcacaaaaaaaaaaaaacagttataTTTTAATAGGTAACATATACAACTAAATGGGTTGGTTAATAAAAGCACAATAATCTTAAAAATCTTCTCATTTCTTGTTTCTATTCTCTATTCTATTCTCCCTTAACGTGAACCCAATTTTGAAGCTTATCCTACGCACCCACCaccaacaaacaacaacaacaagcacCTCCTTTTGTTATAGTTGTTTTCACAtaaaatacaaacaaaacaagtgtGGCTTGACACTTTGCAAAGGTTGAAAAAAAGGGTCCCTTTGaacatgtttatttatttttttcaatggtGTTGTTTATTTGTAGTTTTGTTCCTAGGAAGAGAACAAAAGAAACTGCCGACGAATGGAAAAAAGGGTATTATTGGAATAAGAATTACGCGGAGAGAGAGTGAGTGAAAAGTTTGTGGAAATGCATGGTGGTGTTATCCAATATTTCTACGAGTTTAGTTGAGGTTCCACTATGCATAGtgggaagagagagaaagagtatTGTAGAGAGAGAGCATGTTAGTGTTTTTCCCGCTACAACTATGGAAAAAATGTGTGATTACTATGTTGTCCTTTGGAGTCACGGATTACAATCCCATGATTCCTTGTTTGTTGTTTTATATCTTTGTAGTTGTGTGTTATATAGATAGCTATGGATGAAGAAATTGGTTTGAAATGGAAATAGGTAGATTCATGTTTGTTTCTATTGTAgtagttataaaaatatatgtaagtTTAAAAGTTTTACTGTTTTGTTAAGATTAAAATGGGCTAGCTAATATGGGTCGGTCTGTCCGAGTCGAAAAATTATAGGGTTTGAGCATTAAAATTAGAACTCATATTTTTCAAGTTTTTCTAGCTTAGCTCTGAAAAGTCTGTTATCCATTAGGGCTAGTTTATATGGGCCATGGTAGTCTATCAGACCCGCATaactaaaaatttcaaacaatATATATTGATATTTATATTGTTTTACTCCAAAATAGCAAATGATTTTTCTCACCTCCCTAAactttatctattttatttaatctttCCTTTTTAAACatcatacattaatataatcaagcTTCTTTCAtagtattatattagtttttcttttaagttaaatattcaagtattattttatacaatttaagtatatattgtatttagaagca includes the following:
- the LOC131635118 gene encoding protein neprosin-like, producing the protein MEVNFGFCLFFLVLLVPFTCAGRTAFSTIPGADGGGGGGGGDGSIQKLDVQKHLKNLNRPPVKSIKSPDGDIIDCVHVSHQPAFDHPDLKDHKIQMRPNFHPEGNIFGESKVSSNSKPITQLWHKSGRCSEGTIPIRRTKKDDILRASSVENFGKKKQKSAPQPKPAKPLPDLFTQSGHQHAIAYVEGGNFYGAKATINVWDPKIQQPNEFSLSQIWILAGSFNQDLNSIEAGWQVSPDLYGDNNTRLFTYWTSDAYQATGCYNLLCSGFIQINNDIALGASISPLSNYGSSQYDISLLVWKDPKEGNWWMQFGNNHVLGYWPAPLFSYLTESASMIEWGGEVVNSESDGQHTSTQMGSGHFPDEGFGKASYFKNIQVVDGDNKLRAPKDLGTYTEKDNCYNVKTGSAGDWGTYFYYGGPGRNPNCQ